The following are from one region of the Actinopolyspora halophila DSM 43834 genome:
- a CDS encoding flavin-containing monooxygenase: MGKQQREQHRHDTSVVIVGSGFSGLGTAIRLKKEGVHDFVLLEKSDDLGGTWRDNTYPGCACDVPSLMYSFSFEQNPDWSRMFAEQGEIEEYLRRCVDKHGVHEHIHYGVEFTGAEWDEDRHEWHVSTADGTEYVARALVSGLGALHIPNYPELPGLERFQGESFHSADWNHDYDLADKRVAVVGTGASAIQFVPKVAEKVSKLNLFQRTPPWIQPKPDRPLSERVQRAFRRVPLLQRAVRFAIYMTLEFRSVAVLREPRLQRISQWMAKRFIRKQVHDGKTREAVTPDYAMGCKRILLSSDFYPALNQSNVDLNTSGVTEVRENSVVDGDGVEHPVDAIIFGTGFHVTDAFDDLSIVGRGGRKLQDAWKDGMEAHKGITVSGFPNLYFLLGPNTGLGHNSVVFMIECQINYVLSILRPMLRGEFTQADVRQSAQNEFNSRIQSRLKGAVWSAGGCQSWYLDENGVNRTLWPGFTWNYWWQTRKADPKDYEIQRAGAR; the protein is encoded by the coding sequence ATGGGTAAGCAACAGCGGGAACAGCACCGACACGACACCTCCGTCGTCATCGTCGGAAGCGGCTTCTCCGGGCTCGGAACCGCGATCCGGTTGAAGAAGGAAGGCGTTCACGACTTCGTCCTGCTGGAGAAATCGGACGACCTCGGCGGGACCTGGCGGGACAACACGTATCCGGGCTGCGCCTGTGACGTCCCCTCGCTGATGTACTCCTTCTCCTTCGAGCAGAACCCCGACTGGTCGAGGATGTTCGCCGAGCAGGGCGAGATCGAGGAATACCTGCGGCGCTGCGTCGACAAGCACGGGGTGCACGAGCACATCCACTACGGCGTCGAGTTCACCGGCGCCGAGTGGGACGAGGACAGGCACGAGTGGCACGTGTCCACGGCCGACGGGACCGAATACGTCGCCAGGGCCCTGGTTTCCGGGCTCGGTGCGCTGCACATCCCGAACTACCCCGAGCTGCCCGGCCTGGAGAGGTTCCAGGGGGAGAGCTTCCACTCCGCGGACTGGAACCACGACTACGACCTCGCGGACAAGCGCGTCGCGGTGGTGGGCACCGGTGCGAGCGCCATCCAGTTCGTCCCCAAGGTCGCCGAGAAGGTCTCGAAGCTGAACCTGTTCCAGCGGACCCCGCCGTGGATCCAGCCCAAACCCGACCGCCCGCTGTCCGAGCGGGTGCAGCGTGCCTTCCGCAGGGTGCCCCTGCTGCAGCGCGCGGTGCGGTTCGCCATCTACATGACCCTCGAGTTCCGCTCGGTCGCGGTGCTGCGGGAGCCACGGCTGCAGCGGATATCGCAGTGGATGGCCAAACGGTTCATCCGCAAGCAGGTGCACGACGGGAAGACGCGTGAAGCCGTCACCCCCGACTACGCCATGGGATGCAAGCGCATCCTGCTGTCCAGCGACTTCTATCCCGCGCTCAACCAGTCCAACGTGGATCTCAACACCAGCGGGGTGACCGAGGTCCGCGAGAACTCGGTGGTCGACGGCGACGGGGTCGAGCACCCGGTGGACGCGATCATCTTCGGTACCGGATTCCACGTCACCGACGCGTTCGACGACCTGTCGATCGTGGGCCGTGGCGGGCGCAAGCTGCAGGACGCGTGGAAGGACGGCATGGAGGCGCACAAGGGGATAACCGTCTCCGGCTTCCCCAACCTGTACTTCCTGCTCGGGCCGAACACGGGACTCGGGCACAACTCGGTCGTGTTCATGATCGAGTGCCAGATCAACTACGTGCTCAGCATCCTCCGTCCCATGCTGCGCGGCGAGTTCACCCAGGCCGACGTGCGGCAGTCGGCGCAGAACGAGTTCAACTCGCGGATCCAGTCGCGTCTCAAGGGGGCGGTGTGGTCCGCGGGAGGCTGCCAGAGCTGGTACCTGGACGAGAACGGCGTGAACCGGACCCTGTGGCCGGGCTTCACCTGGAACTACTGGTGGCAGACGCGCAAGGCCGACCCCAAGGACTACGAGATTCAGCGCGCGGGGGCACGTTGA
- a CDS encoding DUF6319 family protein — protein MSEVRALSSEQIHGLREELDNGTTPTVWFTASAVGVDAERSGKVVSMDEPAEGEFLQVRPAGSKDVLSFSAAEVTLDKPARKRRDKSSGQAKDSEQPAAKSSRGSTRKNSGSAGGGAASAASTSGDSTTSTTAKSATAGSASEGASAAGSSTESGGSTGSASGRGSGSTGTGRNTASASSEGAGGKEAAGTKRSSTSRSGGASSRNGSSRTTGASVTMIAGSNGQWMVEVSNGKKRVLRPTEIPASAVGQAAKALHEDVAAAVEPLLEAEREHQRARVEQLQRELEEAQRKLNELT, from the coding sequence ATGTCCGAGGTCCGTGCACTGTCGTCCGAACAGATTCACGGTCTCCGTGAGGAACTGGATAACGGGACCACGCCGACCGTCTGGTTCACCGCTTCGGCCGTCGGCGTGGACGCCGAGCGCTCCGGCAAGGTCGTGTCCATGGACGAACCGGCCGAGGGCGAGTTCCTGCAGGTGCGTCCCGCCGGTTCCAAGGACGTGCTCTCGTTCTCGGCGGCCGAGGTGACCCTGGACAAGCCCGCGCGCAAGCGCAGGGACAAGAGTTCCGGACAGGCCAAGGACTCCGAGCAGCCCGCGGCGAAGAGCTCGAGGGGTTCGACGCGGAAGAACTCCGGAAGCGCGGGGGGCGGTGCTGCGTCGGCCGCCTCCACGAGCGGCGACTCCACGACCTCCACGACGGCAAAGTCCGCGACGGCCGGTTCCGCGTCGGAGGGGGCCTCGGCGGCCGGGTCCTCGACCGAATCGGGCGGTTCCACCGGCTCCGCGAGCGGACGGGGCAGTGGTTCGACCGGAACGGGGCGGAACACCGCGAGCGCTTCCTCCGAGGGCGCAGGCGGGAAGGAAGCGGCAGGAACCAAGCGTTCGAGCACTTCCCGGAGTGGTGGCGCGTCGTCCAGGAATGGATCCAGCCGCACCACGGGAGCCTCGGTGACCATGATCGCGGGCTCGAACGGGCAGTGGATGGTCGAGGTGAGCAACGGCAAGAAGCGGGTGCTGCGCCCCACCGAGATCCCCGCCTCGGCGGTGGGGCAGGCCGCGAAGGCCTTGCACGAGGACGTGGCCGCGGCGGTGGAACCCCTGCTCGAAGCGGAACGGGAGCACCAGCGGGCCCGGGTCGAGCAACTACAGCGCGAGCTCGAGGAAGCCCAGCGCAAGTTGAACGAACTCACTTGA
- a CDS encoding biotin-dependent carboxyltransferase family protein has protein sequence MNDLRVLATGPLATVQDLGRTGMGDIGVGVSGAADRRSLRLGNRLVGNREEAAGIEITLGGLALCARRGITVAVTGADCPVAVDGREAAVNTVLRVPAGSELTTGTPERGSRAYLAVRGGVDVEPVLGSRSTDTLSGLGPDPLRTGDLLPVGTPPEGFPTVDAAPVAEPPAGDLVLTVVPGPRADWFTDDALSTLLGGTYRVTPRSDRVGMRLDGPLLERARTGELPSEGMVPGALQVPPSGEPTLFLADHPVTGGYPVIAVVRSADVDRAAQARPGQRLRFRPAR, from the coding sequence TTGAACGATTTGCGAGTGCTCGCCACCGGACCGCTGGCGACCGTGCAGGACCTGGGACGCACCGGTATGGGCGACATCGGTGTGGGGGTTTCCGGCGCGGCCGACCGGCGCTCCCTTCGACTGGGCAACCGGCTCGTCGGCAATCGGGAGGAGGCGGCGGGAATCGAGATCACCCTCGGCGGCCTGGCGCTGTGCGCTCGGCGGGGCATCACCGTGGCCGTGACCGGAGCCGACTGTCCGGTCGCGGTGGACGGGCGGGAAGCCGCCGTGAACACGGTGCTGCGCGTGCCCGCCGGTTCGGAGCTGACCACGGGGACGCCGGAACGCGGTTCGCGTGCTTATCTGGCCGTGCGAGGCGGTGTCGACGTGGAACCGGTGCTCGGTTCGCGCTCCACGGACACGCTGTCCGGTCTGGGACCGGATCCGCTGCGCACCGGGGACCTGTTGCCGGTGGGAACTCCTCCCGAGGGCTTCCCGACCGTGGACGCCGCCCCGGTCGCGGAGCCGCCCGCAGGGGATCTCGTGCTGACCGTGGTGCCGGGACCGCGGGCCGACTGGTTCACGGACGACGCGCTGTCCACGCTGCTCGGTGGGACGTATCGGGTGACTCCGCGGAGCGACCGGGTCGGGATGCGGCTCGACGGCCCGCTGTTGGAGCGTGCCCGTACCGGGGAGCTGCCCAGCGAGGGCATGGTTCCCGGAGCACTACAGGTCCCGCCTTCGGGCGAACCGACGCTGTTTCTGGCCGACCACCCGGTCACCGGGGGTTATCCCGTCATCGCGGTGGTTCGTTCCGCCGACGTGGACAGGGCCGCCCAGGCTCGCCCCGGACAGCGCCTGCGCTTCCGCCCGGCTCGGTAA
- a CDS encoding 5-oxoprolinase subunit B family protein, protein MRILPLADAGLLVELDDLESVHALYAALSRSHLPGVTNLVPAARTLLLQLDPRHADPAELERVVRETRPDPEGVPEKELVRVPVVYDGADLGEVAELTGLTERGVITEHTGTDWTVAFGGFAPGFGYLAGGSPRLEVPRRSESRTRVPRGAVGLAGKFSGIYPRSSPGGWRLIGRTELEIWRTDRQPPALLRPGVRVRFEEAR, encoded by the coding sequence GTGCGAATCCTTCCCCTGGCCGACGCGGGCCTGCTCGTCGAACTGGACGACCTGGAAAGCGTGCACGCGCTCTACGCCGCGTTGTCCCGCTCCCACCTGCCCGGGGTGACGAACCTCGTCCCCGCGGCGCGGACCCTGCTGCTGCAGCTGGATCCGCGGCACGCCGACCCGGCCGAGCTCGAGCGCGTGGTGCGCGAGACCCGCCCCGATCCGGAAGGGGTTCCCGAGAAGGAGCTGGTACGGGTTCCGGTCGTCTACGACGGGGCCGACCTGGGCGAAGTGGCCGAGCTGACCGGGCTGACCGAACGCGGGGTGATCACCGAGCACACCGGCACCGACTGGACGGTGGCCTTCGGCGGTTTCGCCCCCGGGTTCGGATACCTCGCCGGGGGGTCCCCCAGGCTCGAGGTCCCGCGGCGCTCGGAATCGCGCACCCGGGTTCCCCGGGGCGCGGTCGGACTGGCGGGTAAGTTCAGCGGGATCTATCCACGTTCCTCCCCCGGAGGATGGCGGCTGATCGGGCGGACCGAGTTGGAGATCTGGCGCACGGACCGGCAACCACCGGCCCTGCTCCGCCCCGGGGTCCGCGTGCGGTTCGAGGAGGCCCGTTGA
- a CDS encoding LamB/YcsF family protein, with product MDLNADLAESFGRWELGDDEALLRIVTSANVACGFHAGDPGVIRRACAWAAREGVTIGAQVGYRDLLGFGRRFVDIAPAELTDEVLYQIGALEALAGAEGAEVSYVKPHGALYNAIVSHREQASAVVEAVHGYGRDLAALGLPGSLWLRLAEERGLRTFREAFADRAYTPDGTLVPRGEPNAVLTDPDAIAARCLRLARAEPIEAVDGGELEVAAESICLHGDTPEAVTIARAVRDRLVSAGITPTPMSRR from the coding sequence ATGGATCTCAACGCCGACCTCGCCGAAAGCTTCGGCCGCTGGGAACTGGGTGACGACGAGGCGCTGCTGCGCATCGTCACGAGCGCGAACGTGGCGTGCGGATTCCACGCGGGCGATCCGGGGGTGATCCGGCGGGCGTGCGCGTGGGCGGCCCGGGAGGGCGTCACGATCGGCGCCCAGGTCGGGTACCGGGACCTGCTGGGTTTCGGGCGGCGCTTCGTCGACATCGCCCCCGCCGAGCTCACCGACGAGGTCCTCTACCAGATCGGCGCCCTGGAGGCGCTCGCCGGAGCGGAGGGAGCCGAGGTCTCCTACGTGAAACCGCACGGCGCGCTCTACAACGCGATCGTGAGTCATCGTGAGCAGGCCTCCGCCGTGGTCGAGGCGGTGCACGGCTACGGCCGCGACCTCGCGGCGCTGGGGCTGCCCGGTTCGCTGTGGCTGCGGCTCGCCGAGGAGCGCGGACTGCGCACCTTCCGGGAGGCCTTCGCCGATCGTGCCTACACCCCCGATGGCACGCTGGTCCCCCGCGGCGAGCCGAACGCAGTGCTGACCGACCCGGACGCCATCGCCGCACGCTGCCTGCGGCTGGCGCGTGCGGAACCGATCGAGGCCGTCGACGGCGGCGAACTCGAGGTCGCGGCGGAGTCGATCTGCCTGCACGGTGACACCCCGGAGGCCGTGACCATCGCGCGAGCGGTGCGGGACCGACTGGTCTCGGCGGGCATCACCCCGACACCGATGTCCCGGAGGTGA
- a CDS encoding NRAMP family divalent metal transporter, translating into MAEESTSPPRAAAKRGTLLGAVFLMATSAIGPGFITQTTEFTVRLGSAFAFAIVLSILLDIAVQLNVWRVIGVSGTRAQDLGNRVLPGLGSVMAVLVVFGGLVFNVGNIAGASLGLDALLGLNVKIGGAVSALIAVGVFASRRAGVAMDRLVLVLGVLMIVLTGYVAVSSSPPVGQALRQTALPEQVDFLSITTLIGGTVGGYITYAGAHRLVDAGISGPERVGEITRSSVTSLLVTGVMRIVLFLALLGVVAGGATLTTDNPTAEAFGHAAGAVGTRLFGVILWSAGITSVIGAAYTSISFLSTLSPSLERARSWLVAGFIALSTAIFLVLEQAPTTLLVLAGALNGLILPVGFGVLLWVAARRRDLLGGYRHPRWLLTIGVLAWLLTLYLGVSSLSGIAALWS; encoded by the coding sequence GTGGCCGAGGAGAGCACGAGCCCGCCGAGAGCGGCGGCCAAACGGGGGACACTGCTCGGTGCGGTGTTCCTGATGGCGACCAGCGCCATCGGTCCGGGGTTCATCACCCAGACCACCGAGTTCACCGTGCGGCTCGGATCAGCCTTCGCCTTCGCGATAGTGCTGTCGATCCTGCTGGACATCGCGGTGCAGCTCAACGTGTGGCGGGTCATCGGCGTCTCGGGAACACGCGCGCAGGACCTGGGCAACCGGGTGCTGCCCGGACTCGGTTCGGTCATGGCCGTGCTGGTCGTGTTCGGCGGGCTGGTGTTCAACGTGGGCAACATCGCCGGAGCGTCACTCGGGCTGGACGCGTTGCTCGGATTGAACGTGAAGATCGGCGGCGCCGTCTCGGCGCTGATCGCTGTCGGTGTCTTCGCGAGCAGACGCGCTGGGGTCGCCATGGACCGCCTCGTGCTGGTGCTCGGCGTGCTGATGATCGTGCTGACCGGATACGTGGCGGTCTCCTCCTCCCCTCCCGTCGGGCAGGCGTTGCGGCAGACCGCGCTGCCGGAGCAGGTCGACTTCCTGTCGATCACCACGCTGATCGGCGGCACGGTCGGCGGCTACATCACCTACGCCGGAGCGCACCGGCTGGTCGACGCCGGAATCAGCGGGCCCGAGCGCGTCGGGGAGATAACGCGCAGCTCGGTCACCTCGCTGCTGGTCACGGGCGTGATGCGCATCGTGCTGTTCCTGGCGTTGCTCGGCGTGGTCGCCGGAGGGGCCACGCTCACGACGGACAACCCCACCGCGGAGGCCTTCGGACACGCCGCCGGAGCCGTGGGAACGCGCCTGTTCGGGGTGATCCTCTGGTCCGCCGGGATCACCTCCGTGATCGGCGCCGCGTACACCTCGATATCGTTCCTGTCCACGCTGTCGCCCTCCCTGGAGCGGGCCCGTTCCTGGCTGGTGGCGGGCTTCATCGCGCTGTCCACGGCGATATTCCTGGTGCTGGAGCAGGCACCGACCACGCTGCTCGTGCTGGCCGGGGCCCTCAACGGGCTGATCCTGCCGGTCGGCTTCGGGGTGCTGCTGTGGGTGGCGGCCCGTCGCCGGGACCTGCTCGGCGGCTACCGGCACCCGCGCTGGTTGCTGACGATCGGTGTGCTCGCGTGGCTGCTGACGCTGTACCTCGGAGTGAGCTCCCTCAGTGGTATCGCGGCCCTCTGGAGTTGA
- a CDS encoding GntR family transcriptional regulator: MGTAEDWVELLASDRESLDRTSTAERVADLLRQRVLEGGLAPGTRLSEESAGRALAVSRNTLREAFRLLVHERLLVHEFHRGVFVRVLSVDEVVDLYRVRRLLETGALRNSEEPAPERVADLGRAVDEGERAARDREWHEVGTANMRFHQSVAALAGSPRVDETMRQLLAELRLAFHVMPGLREFHEPYLENNRRIAELVGAGHRVEAASRLDEYLDAAETQLLAEYRRFPGEAHR; encoded by the coding sequence ATGGGCACCGCCGAGGACTGGGTGGAGCTGCTCGCCTCCGATCGGGAGTCGCTCGACCGCACGAGCACCGCCGAACGGGTGGCGGACCTGCTGCGTCAACGCGTTCTCGAAGGAGGGCTGGCCCCGGGAACCCGGCTGTCCGAGGAAAGCGCGGGCCGCGCGCTCGCGGTCTCCCGGAACACGCTGCGCGAGGCGTTCCGGTTGCTGGTGCACGAGCGGCTGCTGGTGCACGAGTTCCACCGGGGAGTGTTCGTGCGGGTGCTGTCCGTCGACGAGGTCGTCGACCTGTACCGCGTCCGACGGCTGCTCGAAACCGGTGCGCTGCGGAACTCGGAGGAGCCGGCTCCCGAACGGGTCGCCGACCTCGGACGCGCCGTCGACGAGGGGGAACGAGCGGCACGCGACCGCGAGTGGCACGAGGTGGGAACGGCGAACATGCGTTTTCACCAGTCCGTGGCCGCCCTGGCCGGGAGCCCGCGGGTCGACGAGACCATGCGCCAGCTGCTGGCCGAGCTGCGACTCGCCTTCCACGTGATGCCGGGGCTGCGGGAGTTCCACGAGCCCTACCTGGAGAACAACCGCCGGATCGCCGAACTGGTCGGTGCGGGACACCGCGTCGAGGCGGCGAGCAGGCTCGACGAGTACCTGGACGCGGCCGAAACGCAACTGCTCGCGGAATACCGCCGTTTTCCCGGGGAAGCGCACCGTTGA
- a CDS encoding MFS transporter: MSTPAPSTAGTGYGRPFGMLLIVTLGAFTGYVLLLPVVPLWAVRAGENETGAGLTNGVFMLVTVLTQLSMPWLLRRRDPRVLLACGTLLLGLGAPLFGLFTRLPGLLAVSGLRGIGFGLLTVTGSALVAELVPAHHRGRASGLYGLAVGAPHALMLPVGVWLAETLGFVPLFWIAASVPTVAAVAALWIGRVDMSTGSADSAVRGFPLRGLAAPWLAMAPVSVAAGGLVAFLPLATGSATGSAGLLAFGIATVGFRWVAGHVGDRLGSGHIPLPAMSLAAAGLALLALGSAGPGWLAVLGALGLGAGFGGLQNAALVLMFERAEPGAASTAWNIAYDAGNGVGSVGLGAVVAASGYPVGFVGCAVLVAAAFPAAVAARRGGPRRDPV, from the coding sequence TTGAGCACTCCGGCACCGAGCACGGCCGGGACGGGGTACGGACGCCCGTTCGGGATGCTGCTCATCGTCACCCTGGGGGCGTTCACCGGCTATGTGCTGCTGCTGCCGGTGGTGCCGCTGTGGGCAGTGCGCGCGGGGGAGAACGAGACGGGCGCCGGGCTGACCAACGGCGTTTTCATGCTGGTCACGGTGCTGACACAGCTTTCCATGCCCTGGTTGCTGCGCAGACGCGACCCGCGGGTTCTCCTGGCCTGCGGAACACTGCTGCTCGGACTGGGGGCGCCGCTGTTCGGGCTGTTCACGCGATTGCCCGGTTTGCTGGCGGTCTCCGGGCTGCGCGGGATCGGTTTCGGACTGCTCACCGTGACCGGCAGCGCGCTGGTGGCCGAGCTGGTGCCCGCGCACCACCGCGGACGGGCTTCGGGACTCTACGGGCTGGCAGTGGGAGCTCCCCACGCGTTGATGCTGCCGGTCGGGGTCTGGCTGGCCGAGACGCTGGGATTCGTTCCGCTCTTCTGGATCGCGGCTTCGGTGCCCACCGTGGCCGCGGTGGCCGCGCTGTGGATCGGCAGGGTCGACATGTCGACGGGCTCGGCGGACAGCGCGGTGCGCGGCTTCCCGCTGCGTGGTCTCGCGGCGCCCTGGCTGGCGATGGCCCCGGTCTCGGTGGCCGCGGGCGGTCTCGTGGCCTTCCTGCCGCTCGCCACGGGCTCCGCGACGGGGTCGGCCGGGCTGCTCGCCTTCGGAATCGCCACCGTCGGGTTCCGGTGGGTCGCGGGTCACGTCGGGGACCGCCTCGGTTCCGGGCACATACCGCTGCCCGCGATGTCGCTGGCCGCTGCCGGGCTGGCCCTGCTCGCGCTGGGAAGCGCGGGTCCGGGCTGGCTCGCGGTGCTCGGGGCGCTGGGGCTGGGCGCCGGATTCGGCGGGTTGCAGAACGCGGCGCTGGTGTTGATGTTCGAACGCGCCGAGCCCGGTGCGGCCAGCACCGCGTGGAACATCGCCTACGACGCGGGCAACGGAGTGGGTTCGGTGGGCCTGGGGGCCGTTGTGGCCGCGAGCGGTTACCCCGTGGGATTCGTGGGCTGCGCCGTGCTGGTCGCAGCCGCCTTCCCCGCGGCTGTCGCTGCTCGAAGAGGGGGACCGCGACGCGATCCGGTGTGA
- a CDS encoding transglycosylase domain-containing protein, protein MLLKLFGLCVLAGVLVASLMLPAALGAGAAVNETTSAMSRMSKSLQKARMPLTTKVLDRNGDPIAYFYDDYRVPTPENEISKTMKSAITAIEDKRFWEHNGVDWQGTMRALATNVSSGSVEEGASTLTQQYVKNYLVHVVADSKMERHDAKETTVARKLREARLAVELERTMSKEEILTSYLNVVPFGNQTFGIGAAAQTYFGTTPEKLTVSQSALLAALVNAPGALNPNVNPDDAKDRRNMVIDRMASPDNGIRITEEDAERAKEKPLGVSDPLGRPPSSCIGAGGSATNGFFCTYLRDYLNRAGFSDKELDQGGYTIHSTLDPEATKQAKKAAEAQVPKRSENIANPMAIVEPGKDKHEVRALVANRDFGNDASKGQTAYDIVSKVQTRGAGSVFKIFTAAAAVQQGMSPYDEIPVPAEYTSHQFGGGKPWTVHNAEGVSPGSRTLQEALATSPNTGFVMLLEKVGLDNAVDMATKLGLRRSMTEVDKDGRSLEEGELTQAEAIKQHDKGSFTLGVDSVSVLELSNVMATIASDGKWCPPTPVTSMSDRNGDPVGIKGQSCEQVVSPHTAHALAQGLGDDHKPGGTSHAAAESAGWNRPLMAKTGTTQFYRSAVLVGATPQMAGAVMTLVDGSPWEGICVNGSAPPYQCGDSAGDLYGGTIPARTFYPAMKKIHEGKPVKQLPKVGGN, encoded by the coding sequence GTGCTGTTGAAACTGTTCGGACTTTGCGTGCTCGCCGGGGTACTGGTGGCCAGCCTGATGCTGCCCGCCGCTCTCGGCGCCGGGGCGGCGGTGAACGAGACCACCTCGGCCATGTCGCGAATGTCCAAATCGCTCCAAAAGGCGCGAATGCCGTTGACCACCAAGGTGTTGGACAGGAACGGCGACCCGATCGCCTACTTCTACGACGACTACCGGGTTCCGACTCCCGAGAACGAGATCTCGAAGACCATGAAGTCCGCGATCACCGCGATCGAGGACAAGCGGTTCTGGGAGCACAACGGTGTCGACTGGCAGGGCACCATGCGCGCGCTCGCCACCAACGTCAGCAGCGGTTCGGTCGAGGAGGGCGCCTCCACCCTGACCCAGCAGTACGTGAAGAACTACCTGGTGCACGTGGTCGCGGACAGCAAGATGGAGCGGCACGACGCGAAGGAGACCACCGTCGCGCGCAAGCTCCGTGAGGCGCGGCTCGCGGTGGAACTGGAGCGCACCATGTCCAAGGAGGAGATCCTGACCTCCTATCTCAACGTGGTGCCCTTCGGTAATCAGACCTTCGGGATCGGAGCGGCCGCGCAGACCTACTTCGGGACCACACCGGAGAAGTTGACGGTTTCGCAGTCGGCGCTGCTGGCCGCGCTGGTCAACGCTCCGGGGGCGCTCAACCCGAATGTGAACCCAGACGACGCCAAGGACCGGCGCAACATGGTGATCGACCGGATGGCCAGCCCGGACAACGGGATCCGCATCACCGAGGAGGACGCCGAGCGCGCCAAGGAGAAACCGCTCGGGGTGTCGGATCCGCTCGGACGTCCGCCGAGCAGTTGCATCGGTGCGGGGGGCAGCGCCACCAACGGTTTCTTCTGCACCTACCTGCGGGACTACCTCAACCGGGCGGGCTTCAGCGACAAGGAACTGGATCAGGGCGGCTACACCATCCACAGCACGCTGGATCCGGAGGCGACCAAGCAGGCCAAGAAGGCGGCCGAGGCGCAGGTGCCCAAGCGAAGCGAGAACATCGCCAATCCGATGGCGATCGTCGAACCCGGCAAGGACAAGCACGAGGTCCGCGCGCTGGTGGCGAACCGGGACTTCGGCAACGACGCCAGCAAGGGGCAGACGGCCTACGACATCGTCAGCAAGGTTCAGACCAGAGGCGCGGGGTCGGTGTTCAAGATCTTCACGGCGGCCGCCGCCGTCCAGCAGGGCATGAGCCCGTACGACGAGATCCCGGTGCCCGCCGAGTACACCTCGCACCAGTTCGGCGGTGGAAAGCCGTGGACGGTGCACAACGCCGAGGGCGTGAGTCCGGGATCCAGAACCCTGCAGGAGGCGCTGGCGACCTCGCCCAACACCGGGTTCGTGATGCTGCTGGAAAAGGTCGGGCTGGACAACGCCGTGGACATGGCGACCAAGCTCGGGCTGCGCCGCAGCATGACCGAGGTGGACAAGGACGGCCGCTCGTTGGAGGAAGGCGAGCTGACCCAGGCGGAGGCGATCAAGCAGCACGACAAGGGATCGTTCACGCTGGGTGTGGACTCGGTGAGCGTACTGGAGCTGTCCAACGTGATGGCCACCATCGCCAGCGACGGCAAGTGGTGTCCGCCCACCCCGGTGACCTCGATGAGCGATCGCAACGGTGATCCGGTAGGGATCAAGGGGCAGTCCTGCGAGCAGGTGGTCTCACCGCACACCGCTCATGCCTTGGCGCAGGGACTGGGCGACGACCACAAGCCGGGCGGTACCTCGCACGCGGCCGCCGAGTCCGCGGGGTGGAACCGCCCGCTGATGGCCAAGACGGGAACCACCCAGTTCTACCGCTCGGCGGTGCTGGTCGGAGCCACCCCGCAGATGGCCGGAGCGGTGATGACTCTCGTGGACGGCTCTCCATGGGAGGGGATCTGCGTCAACGGCAGCGCCCCGCCGTACCAGTGCGGGGACTCGGCGGGCGACCTCTACGGCGGCACGATCCCGGCCCGGACCTTCTACCCCGCGATGAAGAAGATCCACGAGGGGAAGCCGGTGAAGCAGCTGCCGAAGGTGGGCGGGAACTGA
- a CDS encoding CPBP family intramembrane glutamic endopeptidase, producing the protein MIERMNSEYDRVDVRGAVGFVLIAYIPAWLLTLPLWLSGQGLNSTWYPPLLIAMMFMPSVAALVTSRWISPGRRVLREIGITHPRGLRGWWKHGLLGWFGAPLAMMLTLVVGWALTVYDAHWLDFTDLPGQLQFALTDQTPDSSITSLLLLLVNVFVFGWLNVVPAAGEELGWRGYLNRALLPLGQPGAFLVTGVLWGLWHAPLLLLGYNYPAVPSVAAFLLMIVFCVLVGTLLGWLRLASGSVWPAAIAHGFLNAAAILPQVFNAPGEPVSNVSVGLLGWTGWIVLGLLILLLIALQKLPVRFPAREADEPGLSRGVPRFHHR; encoded by the coding sequence ATGATTGAGCGGATGAACTCCGAGTACGACCGAGTGGACGTTCGCGGTGCGGTCGGCTTCGTTCTGATCGCCTACATCCCGGCGTGGTTGCTGACCCTGCCGCTGTGGCTTTCCGGGCAGGGGCTGAATTCGACCTGGTACCCACCCCTGTTGATCGCCATGATGTTCATGCCCAGTGTCGCCGCCCTGGTGACGAGCAGGTGGATCAGTCCGGGCAGGCGCGTACTGCGCGAAATCGGCATCACCCACCCACGTGGATTACGCGGTTGGTGGAAGCACGGGCTGCTCGGGTGGTTCGGCGCACCGCTGGCGATGATGCTGACGCTGGTCGTCGGATGGGCGCTGACCGTCTACGACGCGCACTGGCTGGACTTCACGGACCTGCCGGGGCAGTTGCAGTTCGCCCTGACCGACCAGACCCCGGACTCCTCGATCACGAGTCTGCTGCTCCTGCTGGTGAACGTGTTCGTGTTCGGGTGGCTCAACGTCGTTCCCGCTGCCGGTGAGGAACTGGGATGGCGCGGTTACCTGAACAGGGCGCTGCTTCCGTTGGGACAACCGGGCGCGTTCCTGGTCACCGGAGTGCTGTGGGGACTGTGGCACGCCCCGCTGCTGCTGCTCGGCTACAACTACCCCGCCGTGCCCAGCGTGGCCGCCTTCCTGCTGATGATCGTCTTCTGCGTGCTGGTCGGCACGCTGCTGGGCTGGCTGCGGCTGGCCTCCGGCAGTGTCTGGCCCGCCGCGATCGCGCACGGCTTCCTCAACGCCGCGGCGATCCTGCCCCAGGTGTTCAACGCACCGGGCGAACCGGTTTCCAACGTCTCGGTGGGGCTGCTCGGGTGGACCGGCTGGATCGTGCTGGGCCTGCTGATCCTGCTGCTGATCGCGCTGCAGAAACTTCCGGTCCGGTTCCCCGCACGCGAGGCGGACGAGCCGGGGCTCAGTCGCGGTGTCCCCCGCTTCCACCACCGCTGA